Proteins from a single region of Ornithinimicrobium humiphilum:
- a CDS encoding CpsD/CapB family tyrosine-protein kinase encodes MGVLAGGCLSLVRDLFDARVKGEADVQRVTDEPVIGAIAFDKDAPDHPLVLEIDPHSPRSEAFRALRTNLLYVNPDDPARTLLVTSTVPGEGKSTTSVNLALTMAETGATVCLIEGDLRRPRMLEYMGLESAAGLTDILVGRVEPEDVLQPYVGGLQVLGCGAIPPNPSELLGSAAMERLLERLARDFDYVIIDAPPVLAVTDAAVLSTVVDGTMIVVGAGVVNRDPLGRAITTLERVDANILGLVLNRLPIKGPDAYSYSYESYRPETPAENRRRSRSSRRQRSRAKG; translated from the coding sequence TTGGGTGTTCTCGCCGGCGGGTGCCTTAGTCTAGTCCGTGACCTGTTCGACGCTCGGGTCAAGGGAGAGGCCGACGTCCAGCGCGTCACCGACGAGCCCGTCATCGGCGCCATCGCCTTCGACAAGGACGCCCCGGACCACCCGCTCGTCCTCGAGATCGACCCGCACAGCCCACGCTCCGAGGCGTTCCGCGCGCTTCGGACGAACCTCCTCTACGTCAACCCTGACGACCCGGCGCGCACGCTGCTGGTGACCTCGACCGTCCCCGGTGAGGGCAAGAGCACGACGTCCGTCAACCTCGCGCTGACCATGGCCGAGACCGGAGCCACCGTCTGCCTCATCGAGGGCGATCTGCGCCGTCCGCGGATGCTCGAATACATGGGGCTCGAGAGCGCCGCCGGCCTAACCGACATCCTCGTCGGTCGCGTCGAGCCGGAGGACGTGCTGCAGCCCTACGTCGGCGGGCTCCAGGTGCTCGGCTGCGGCGCCATCCCGCCCAACCCGAGCGAGCTGCTCGGCTCGGCGGCCATGGAGCGTCTCCTCGAGCGCCTGGCGCGGGACTTCGACTACGTCATCATCGACGCCCCGCCGGTCCTGGCGGTCACCGACGCCGCCGTGCTGTCGACCGTCGTCGACGGCACGATGATCGTCGTGGGCGCGGGCGTGGTGAACCGCGACCCGCTGGGCCGCGCGATCACCACCCTCGAGCGCGTGGATGCCAATATCCTCGGTCTCGTGCTCAACCGTCTTCCGATCAAGGGGCCGGACGCCTACTCGTACTCCTACGAGAGCTATCGCCCCGAGACCCCCGCCGAGAACCGCCGGCGGTCCAGGTCCTCGCGCCGCCAGCGGTCTCGCGCCAAGGGCTGA